CAGGCAGGTTCGGGTATGTATTAAAATGCTTTGATTGTGAGGTACCAATCGAAGTCGACGTGAAAAGAATGACGATTGTAAAGCAAACAAGTGCTGGAATATATTTTCTGATCAACTTAAAATCCCCCCTTGAGAAAGCAGTGGTTCAATACATAAAAAATAAGGTAAAGCAAAAGCTTTACCTTATGATACTACATCTTTTTAAAAATTGTAATTATTCTTTTAATCTTGGGTCTAAAGCATCACGTAAGCCATCACCAAATAAGTTGAACCCCAGCACGACCAGGAAAATGGCAAGTCCGGGAAATGCTACCACCCATGGAGCGTTCTGCAGTGCAGCGCGTCCGTCACTCAGCATGGCACCCCATTCAGGCTTTGGCGGCTGAGCCCCGAGTCCCAAAAAGCTGAGTCCAGCAGCATCCAAAATGGCTGTTCCAACACTTAAAGTTGCCTGCACTATTATCGGTGCAAGACAATTTGGTAAAACATGCTGCATTAACGTTCGTCCGTGTTTTGCACCGATTGCCCGGGCGGCTTCGACATATTCCGTTTCTTTTACAGATAGAACGGCCGATCGGACAATCCTGGCAAACTGCGGGATTCCGACTATTCCGACCGCTATCATGGCATTTCTCAGGGTTGGTCCCAATACGGCGACTAACGCGATAGCTAACAGAATACTTGGGAACGCCATTAGAATATCAATGAATCGCATGATAACATTATCAACCCATCTTCCAAAATAACCTGCAATTCCACCGAGCAAAACACCGATTATCATGGATATTCCGACTGCAATAACACCGATTTGAATTGAAATACGTGACCCGTATACTATCCTGCTGAAAATATCCCGACCGAGCGCATCAGTACCTAAAAAGTGCTCGGATGAAGGGGGCTGATACCGGTCAGTCACAGATTCAAAATCAGTAGGACTGTGTGTCGCAATAAAAGGTGCAAAGATAGCGGTAATAATCAAAACTAATATGATACACATTCCAATTAAGGATGTCTTGCTTTTTATAATACGGGAAAAGGCATCACCCCATAAGCTGCTTGATTTCGGCTGTTTAACTTCCTGCGAATCAGTTGGTTTGGAATCAGGTACCGGTTCCGGCTGCAATGACATTGGCTGCACATCCTTTCATTAGGGTATCTTTGTCTAACTTTAGGCCTCCGCTTTTGTTATTCATACCTAATCCTCGGATCAAAGTATTTGTATAGCAAGTCGGTCAGCAGATTAACTAACACGAACATGGTTGCAATGATCAATATAGTACTTTGGACTATCGGGTAATCACGCCCCAGAACAGCTAAGTATACATATCGACCAACACCCGGCCATGAAAAGATTGTTTCGGTTAAAACGGCACCTCCAAGTAATAAACCGAATTGAAGGCCAATTACCGTCAATACTGGCAGGAAGGCGTTCTTCAGTGCATGGCGGAATATAATCAAATGGCCCCTCAGTCCTTTGGCGTCAGCTGTTCGGATATAATCCTGTTTCATGACTTCAAGCATGCTTGATCTTGTCATACGGGCTATTATCGCCATTGGTATGGTGCTTAATGCGATGCCGGGCATAAGCAGATGAAAAAATGCATCCTTAAATGCTGTCCAGTTCCAGGTTAAAATACTGTCCAGTAAATAGAAATTTGTGATTGTCTCAAGTTCAATGCTTGATGATAATCGTCCGGAAGGCGGCATGAGCTGCAGCTGAACAGAAAATAGGAGAATCATCATTAACCCAAGCCAGAAAATAGGCATGGAAACACCGAACAAAGCTCCTGTCATCGTAATATTGTCAAACCATGAATACTGTTTAACTGCGGCTATTACCCCTGCACCTATCCCCACAACGATGGCTAAAATCATTGCAAAAAAAGCAAGTTCCATGGTTGCAGGCAGTTTATTCATTAATTCGTGTGCAATGTCTTCTTTTGACTGTATCGACTCACCCAAATCACCCTGCAGGATATCACCTAAAAACCGTCCATATTGAACAATGTAAGGGTCATTCAAGCCCAATTCTTCACGCAAATTCTCTAATTGTGCTTCGGTTGCTTTGTTTCCAAGCATGCTTACAGCAGGATCACCAGGCACTAAATGAATAAGGGAGAAGGTAAGTATAGAGACGCCAATTAATACGGGGATAAGCATGAGAATTCTTCGTATAATGTATTTCAGCATCGATGTACCTCCCATTCTGAAAAGATATGTATTTCACAAATTCTCAAGTTTTTTCCGGAGACTGCAGTAAAATAACAGTCTCCGGATAGTAACTTCCAACTAAGGAACCTCCCGTAAAGTTCAGCAGTCTACTGTTTTATATCCAGGAAGTTGAATGGCTCACTGCCGGTCGGGTGCGGCAGATAATCAACCACTTTTTTACTTGCTGCAAGCGGAGGTGTCGTATGAGCAATAGGGAACCACGGTGCATCCTCATGAATGATTTCCTGTGCCTGCATATACAGCTCCGTACGCACTTCCTGATCCATTTCAGTTTGCGCCTGTTTTAACAGGTCGTGTACTTCATCATTTTTGTAAAATGCAATGTTTCCTGCCGAACCAACTTTTGCATTATCTTTATCCAGAAGAACGTACAGGAAGTTATCAGGATCACCATTATCACCAGTCCAGCCAAGGAATGCCATGTCATGCTCGCCATTTTCGGTTGCCGTCAAATGTGTGTCCCAGTCGCTTACAACAATCTCAACATTAATATTGACATCTTTCAGCATATTCTTAATCGCCTGTGCTGTAACTTTTGGCTGTGGCATGTATGGTCTAGGGTTTGCCATTGTGTGAAGTGTCACATCAAATCCGTCGGCATAACCAGCCTCTGCCAGCAGTGCTTTTGCTTCTTCGACATCATACCCATAGTCCTCTATTTCATCATTGTATCCCCACAGTGACGGAGGAATAGGGTTTTTGGCAGGCTTTCCAATGCCTTCGTACAATTTAAGCAGCTCTTCTTTATCAATTGCGAGATTGATAGCCTGTCGTACCAGTTTTTCGGACATTGGGCCTTCCTTGCTTGTATTCATAGCCATGTAACTGACATTCATGGATGGTCTGCGGATGATTTGCAGATTTTTATCATCTTCAGCTATTTGAATGTCCTGCGGGTTTAAACCAGTCATCAAATCAATTGAACCTGCCTGTAACTCCAGGAAGCGTGCCCCATTATCCGGAATGGTACGGAAAATAACTTTATCCACCTTGGCAACTTCACCAAAGTAATCTTCATTTTTTGTTACCGTAATCTGGTCATCAGGAACCCATTCCTCAAATACGAACGGTCCAGTACCTACCGGATTCTTGAAATAATTTTCGCCATGTTTTTCAACTGCTTCAGGACTTGCAATACCAAATGGCGGCATTGCCAAGGTTTGCAGGAATGGAGCATTTGGCTCAGATAATGTAAACTTCACTTCGTAATCACCGGTTGCTTCAACACTTTCGATGATTCCGCCGAGGTCATCCTCTGTCGCGCCAAACATATAACCGTAGTATATAAATTCACCGGACGTCGCCCAACGCTCAAAGTTAAAGACAACATCTTCTGCTGTGAAATCAGTTCCATCATGGAATTTTACATCGTCACGAAGCTTAAATGTCCACACTTTTCCATCATCACTGGTGCTCCACTCGGTGGCAAGTGCCGGTCTTACTTCTGTACTGTCCTGTTTGTACCGAACCAGCGTGTCATAAATCTGGTTCGTAACATAGATGGACTCACCATCGGTTACTTTTGATGGATCCAACTGAATAGAGTCTGCACCTCGCCCAAACACCAGTGTCTTTTCACCGCTTGCTTCTGCAGCTTCCTGATCATCAGAAGAATCAGAGGAAGAACTGTCTGACTGGCTGTCATCAGTAGATCCTGTGCCTGCATCTTCCGTACATGCTGCCAATACTAAAAATGCTGCACAAAGTAAAGCAAACATCAATACCAACTTACGTTTTTTCAAGATAAGTCCCCCTTTGAAAATTAAAATAATAGAGTAATAGATACCATTTGCGTGGTTAGTTAATCAACCACCTCCTTAACGAAATGACAGGCTGCCATTTGTCCATCTGCCGAAACTTTTTTAAGCTTCGGTTTCTGTGTGCGGCATATTTCCTCTGCAAATGGACAGCGTGTGTGAAATTTACATCCCTGTGGCGGGGTTGCGGGGGGAGGGAAAACACCTTTTAAAAAAATCCGCTGTTTTTTTTGATGCGGGGTCGCTTCAGGGACTGCTGATAATAGTGCCTGTGTATACGGGTGCTTTGGATTCCGGTAGACTTCATCAACATCACCGGTTTCGACGAGTTCACCGAGATACATAACTGCCACCCTGTCACTTATATGGTGTACAACACTCAGGTCATGGGCGATAAATATGTATGTAAGGTTGAACGCCTCCTGTAAATCTTCCATTAAATTGATAACCTGTGCCTGAATAGAAACATCCAAAGCCGATACGGGTTCATCACAAATAACTAAATCAGGTTCAAGTGCGATTGCCCGCGCAATCCCGATGCGCTGCCGTTGACCGCCACTGAATTCATGCGGATAACGGTTTTTGTGATAGGGCATTAAACCAACAACATCCAGCAGTCGTTTCAGCTTTTTGTTACGCTCCGCTTTCGGTATATTGAAAATCTTCATTGGTTCCGTTATCGTTTGTTCAATTGTTTTACGGGGATTGAGTGATGCATAAGGATCCTGAAAAATAATCTGCATTTCTTTTCTCAGTTTGCGAAGCTTTTCCCCACGGTGAGCCGTAATATTTTCACCCTTGAAAAAAACTTCACCTTCCGTTGGTTCCAGCAGTTTAAGCATTACTCTTCCTGCTGTTGACTTGCCGCATCCGCTTTCACCGACAAGCCCCAGCGTTTCCCCCGACTGAACCGCAAAAGAAATCCCATCAACAGCTTTTAAGACAGGTTTTTCCCTGGAAAAAAGGTTCGTATTGGTTATTGGAAAATGTTTTTTTACGTTTTTTACTTCTAATAATGTACTCATGTGGTTACCGCCTTCTTGGATTCCTCGTATAGTAAGCATCGAACAAAGTGGTCATCGTCAACTTCTCTTAACTCGGGATCTGTTGTCAGACAGCTTTCCATTGCATGTTTGCATCGT
The genomic region above belongs to Virgibacillus doumboii and contains:
- the nikC gene encoding nickel transporter permease encodes the protein MSLQPEPVPDSKPTDSQEVKQPKSSSLWGDAFSRIIKSKTSLIGMCIILVLIITAIFAPFIATHSPTDFESVTDRYQPPSSEHFLGTDALGRDIFSRIVYGSRISIQIGVIAVGISMIIGVLLGGIAGYFGRWVDNVIMRFIDILMAFPSILLAIALVAVLGPTLRNAMIAVGIVGIPQFARIVRSAVLSVKETEYVEAARAIGAKHGRTLMQHVLPNCLAPIIVQATLSVGTAILDAAGLSFLGLGAQPPKPEWGAMLSDGRAALQNAPWVVAFPGLAIFLVVLGFNLFGDGLRDALDPRLKE
- a CDS encoding ABC transporter permease produces the protein MLKYIIRRILMLIPVLIGVSILTFSLIHLVPGDPAVSMLGNKATEAQLENLREELGLNDPYIVQYGRFLGDILQGDLGESIQSKEDIAHELMNKLPATMELAFFAMILAIVVGIGAGVIAAVKQYSWFDNITMTGALFGVSMPIFWLGLMMILLFSVQLQLMPPSGRLSSSIELETITNFYLLDSILTWNWTAFKDAFFHLLMPGIALSTIPMAIIARMTRSSMLEVMKQDYIRTADAKGLRGHLIIFRHALKNAFLPVLTVIGLQFGLLLGGAVLTETIFSWPGVGRYVYLAVLGRDYPIVQSTILIIATMFVLVNLLTDLLYKYFDPRIRYE
- a CDS encoding ABC transporter substrate-binding protein, translated to MKKRKLVLMFALLCAAFLVLAACTEDAGTGSTDDSQSDSSSSDSSDDQEAAEASGEKTLVFGRGADSIQLDPSKVTDGESIYVTNQIYDTLVRYKQDSTEVRPALATEWSTSDDGKVWTFKLRDDVKFHDGTDFTAEDVVFNFERWATSGEFIYYGYMFGATEDDLGGIIESVEATGDYEVKFTLSEPNAPFLQTLAMPPFGIASPEAVEKHGENYFKNPVGTGPFVFEEWVPDDQITVTKNEDYFGEVAKVDKVIFRTIPDNGARFLELQAGSIDLMTGLNPQDIQIAEDDKNLQIIRRPSMNVSYMAMNTSKEGPMSEKLVRQAINLAIDKEELLKLYEGIGKPAKNPIPPSLWGYNDEIEDYGYDVEEAKALLAEAGYADGFDVTLHTMANPRPYMPQPKVTAQAIKNMLKDVNINVEIVVSDWDTHLTATENGEHDMAFLGWTGDNGDPDNFLYVLLDKDNAKVGSAGNIAFYKNDEVHDLLKQAQTEMDQEVRTELYMQAQEIIHEDAPWFPIAHTTPPLAASKKVVDYLPHPTGSEPFNFLDIKQ
- a CDS encoding ABC transporter ATP-binding protein; protein product: MSTLLEVKNVKKHFPITNTNLFSREKPVLKAVDGISFAVQSGETLGLVGESGCGKSTAGRVMLKLLEPTEGEVFFKGENITAHRGEKLRKLRKEMQIIFQDPYASLNPRKTIEQTITEPMKIFNIPKAERNKKLKRLLDVVGLMPYHKNRYPHEFSGGQRQRIGIARAIALEPDLVICDEPVSALDVSIQAQVINLMEDLQEAFNLTYIFIAHDLSVVHHISDRVAVMYLGELVETGDVDEVYRNPKHPYTQALLSAVPEATPHQKKQRIFLKGVFPPPATPPQGCKFHTRCPFAEEICRTQKPKLKKVSADGQMAACHFVKEVVD